Part of the Pseudoliparis swirei isolate HS2019 ecotype Mariana Trench chromosome 18, NWPU_hadal_v1, whole genome shotgun sequence genome is shown below.
TTCATAAAAAAGGTTGACTGTAGGCCTCCCACCATTTTGACAgttatgtttttattgtaaaaagtCACATCTGTTTTCTCAtaatttttatttcatatatccatattttggcatataatgtcttttctttgtttccttctttttacacAAAAGTGAGTGTTGTTGCTATTATTTTCTTCCTAATATTCAAGTCATCCAGTTCTATTTCACTTTATAACTGGGCACATATTGTTGGGGGGCATGaaaaagtaacaacacaatcactgGCTGTTGTAACCGAGTTAAAGTGCCTCTTTATGTGGCCCTTGTGGATTTGTATAAAACATGTTTGAGTTTTCCTGTGGGATACAGAACTGAGGGCACTGAACGACAACACCCCACTGGAGAGAGCAGATGATATTTTTTTAACAGTGGTAGATAATTATGTTGACAATTGTCCTGTATTCCCACAGCCCCATATGGCAGGCTCATTGTACATGCAGATGTGTGGCAGTGGGAGTGATGTGGGAAACTCCTCTCACATTCCCAGGACTGATAAAAACGTCCTCCCTGCTTGCTCAAAGTGACGATGATCATGCAGCAGAGGTGGCTGACTTTGGCTGTGGGTGAGTAAACTTGCAATGAATCTAGCAGATAAATTGTATTTCTGAACGTGTACCTCTTTGGAGTCTTGGTTTTGCCTATACTCAATGCTGAATATGTCAAAAAAGGCTTTAGGTGTAATATACCTTGTAACTGCAGATAAATTGATCCTAGAAAAAAGCCACTCTTTAGTGGGTCATATTACCTGCATCAAATAGCATGTAGGAAGCACTTGAGGACAACAGATGATGTGATCAGCAGctttttgtatttcttcctcctcccagcatgcatctgtATATGCATCTCCAACCAGTCTTTTCCTCAGAAGAGACGATGTGCATTCCAAGTGACTCCTCAGACCAACAGTTACACAACTGCTGGTAATGTGAATGGGTCGGTGCAGCTGTGTGAGAACACCCAATGCTGCGTGGGCTATTTTCTAAACATTGATGGCCAGCCGGTAGTGGACGTTCTCGGTAAGAAACCATGGCAAAACGTAAGATATCTGGACCAGTACCGTTGCACTAGTCTGCACGGTCTAGATTCTGGTCTGTACTATTATTAGAGTCATGCACATGTTTGCTCTCAAAAGTATTGTCGACTAGTTATTTGCTGTAATGTACATGTGTCTGATGGCTTAGTTTGGTTTTCATGTATTTTTAGTTCTATTTTTCTGTTGCAGCTTGTGATAAATTTGAAAAGTCTTGCCCAGAAGCCAGCTGCAAGATAAAAAAACGCCTCAATGGTcgcttctttgtgtgtgtgtgcaacacaGACCTCTGCAATAGCAACATCACTTGGACCTTAGACTTGGAAGATCCTCAACCCACCTATTCTTATTTTGTAGGTATGACCATGATACGATTGCTAACTAATCCTTTGTATGTCATTTGCAACCAACATAGTGATAACATAATATCCTGACGTGATGACTGtgagttattgttttattttccttgcAGGAAATGTTATAATTGATTCAAATACCTTTTTTCTTATTCACCTCCACCCACAACTGCGCCACCACTACCTCAACTCCACTTTAATTAGAAATTAGACATTTTGGAAGATTGCTTCAGTTAATATCTTGTATTTGCTTCATAATGGAAGATGTTGagtaataaatacaattgaTTGATTCGAAAGTCATGTTATCATTATTCCCATATAACATTAACAATGTTCtccttcatttttctttttagatAAAAAAAAAGCTGCAGCAATAAGTCTGGCTTTACTAGTCCTGATCATCCTGCTGATCATTTCAGCCAAACAGAGATGCCTATTTAAGAAGAAAAGTAAGATCCTTTTTAGTTTCATGcaaaaatgtgttgttgttgctaatAAAGTGTTGTTTTGATTTAATAAACAAAGTGGCATGAAGTGGTAGTTAAACGAGAGTAACCCAAATGCCTTTACAATGAATTATCTGTTGATGTTTGCAGGTGTCGActaagcatgcacacacaagaGGAGTGTATTGTCCTGATCCATCAGATTTAGATAAACTTCAGTTCATTTTAAATCGCTCACACATTACAGCTCATTATGGGGGAACGAGTAAAGATTACAGCCCCTGAATTATCACTTTCTGTGGCTTAGAATGTTGACATCAAggtaaaaagtgtttttttctatgTCAAgtgctctctctgtttctcagaGGACTAGAGAAAACATTCTTGAGCCATGTTTCCACGACACTCAGATTCAGTTCTCATGATGTCTTTGTTTGACCTTGTAACTGTTTCATTCTCTCTGCTAGTCCGACCTTGGTGTTTATCTCTGCTATAACACTCCCTTTTACCTCTGTCCTTTTGTTTGTCACTATTCAGTCAGATTTCTGTTGCTATTCAGTCATCCTAGTTTAAAATGAATTGTAACTTTATTGTCAGACTACCATCAATCACTATGTGTTAATTACAATACCTGTCAACTTTCATTATTTTAGAGGATGAACCACAACTGTGTTCCTGCCAAACAACTGAACCCTCTGAGTTTCACATTGATGACATTGAATTACAGCAGGTAAGCCAAGTAATCACATGGATTTATAATGTATGGTGAGCAGTGTTCAAAATGAATATTTAAGCAGCAAGCTTGAAtgggcagaggggggggggggggagtttgagAACAGAGGACAGTGTGGAGATGATGATGTTTGTGATGAGAGGGGAGATTGAAGGGAGGCATGGCTTGATTAAGGAAGAGGGGATGGGCTCTTCATGCTGGAGACTATGGAGGAGAGGTCCGTTTCAGGGATAGAAAACATAGATGATATGTTTGACCACGTCCAGTTAATTTACCTGTGTTCTTATCTTTTCAGATTGTGGGCCGTGGGCATTTTGCAATTGTTTGGCAAGGGAAATACAAAGGATCCACTGTGGCAGTCAAAGTGTTCCCTGTAGGCTGGAAACAGAAATTTACTGCAGAGAAGGAGGTCTATGAGCTACCACTGATGAATCATGCTGGGATTGTCCACTTCCTGGGCTCTGGGAGTAAACCGGATGGAGGCAGTTGCCTCATTGTCCTGCAATTTGCTGAATGTGTGAGTGGCAATCAGTCGTTTTAATTTAGAAATAATGTGTGCATTTCTACATTTTCTCAGAGATCAAAAGTTACTTGAGGGAAAAGAACAAGGAACAGAAGAAATAATCAGGGCAGGGAAGCAAAGGAAGGCATTCTGATTTAATTCCTATAAGCAACTGAATTGTGAAAATGGAACCACGACGAAATCCTTAAATTGGCTATaatcaatattttttatttaacaatgAAATGATAGGTGAAGACAAAGTGAAAGTGGTCGGTCGTATTGATGAACCTTTAGAGACTGGTCATCTGAATCTGCAGCTCCCCTCAGCAGGCAGTTGTTTTCAGTGAAACAGCTCTAACTGCACACAGCATcaaacagcagacacacacaattgGTGAACCAGCTGGTGAAAACAGTGGAGCATTGAGTCGCTAAAGAGCCAAACATTTCCCTCAGAAGTCGGTAGAGTCCAAAGATATTTAAAAGCgagtgaatattggacttaTATTCATCAGGTGGATACAAATACAGCGCCAAATGAATAAGAATGTTGCTTAAGTTTGTCATATCAAATGAAAAGGTGAGATGAGATGGATACATGATCACACTCATGTCTTTATTTTACACAATGTGGCCAAATGTGGTTCACATTCTTTGACATACATATCTGGTGTCCCTTTGATTTCAGGGTTCTCTCCATTCCTACCTGTGTAAACACACCACCAACTGGATGTTGACACTGAAGTTGTGCCAGTCTTTATCACAGGGTCTCTCCTATCTGCATTCCGACCTTAAAAAGCAtggtataagtgtgtgtgtgtgtgtgtgtgtgtgtgtgtgtgtttgtgtgtgcatgttgtagTCTACTAATATAGAAAACATCTATGTAATATCATGTGGACATGTGAGAACTACAATATCAAACTTGATTCACAGGTCATGATTTGATTGAACTGTTATTATTTCACACAAATGCAATACTTTTAGGGGAGTGCTTGATCTTTAAAGTCCGCTGCAGTTAAATATCCAAACTAATCAGAATCTTATTTTTCTTGCAGATGTGCATAAACCTCCTGTGGCCCATAGAGATTTCAGCAGCTCCAACGTGCTCGTGAGAGCCGATGGTACATGTGTGCTGTGTGATTTTGGATGCTCTACCATCCTGCGTTCTTGTTCGGGAAATCGCAGCTGGCAGAGCCACAtaacaaacatggaggtgaGACTTAGCCGGACCCACAACGCATTATTCTCAATTTACAGTCCAGTGAAGAAGAAAGTGAAAACATGCGAATAGACTGCATCAAATACATAGAAACAACCCATTCATACTACCGTCCCTCTGCAGGGTCATGCTCAGTTTGGCACGCTGCGCTACATGCCCCCTGAGATCCTGGAAGGCTCTGTGAAcctgagcagcagcaggtgtCTCAAGCAGGGGGACATCTATGCTCTGGGGCTGCTGCTGTGGGAGATCTGGATGCGCTGCTCTGATTTATTTGAAGGTAAACTTCCTTGATCAGAAAATGATAAAAATATGTCAGTATTTAAGTTGGGAGTCCAATTCTCTCCCCCCTTAAAATTTTACTCATTGTACTTTTGAAAAAAAGCGACATTGAATgagatttatttttcagctGAAGAAGGACACGCATCATCATGATTAATCAAAACTAGTAAATGTTGCATTACCTAACATTGTCACAGTGTCCCAATTTTTTGCTTTTACTTCCTTTTGAGGTTGATCTGTGTGCTCTGCTTACATAATCTATGTTGTGGTCCTAAATGGATGTTCAGATTCATGCAAATGTCTCCATCTGCAGGCGGTGTGGCTCCACAACATTTGTTGCCTTATGAATTTGAGCTGGGAGCCAATCCAACGTGGGACAGCCTCATCCAGTATGTGTTTCAGTTGGAACAAAGACCCGCCATACCTGAACACTGGGACCTACTCCCACAGGTATTCTTACTCCAGTGCTTCTTGCATGAATATAGTTTTTGTATTATTGGCTAGGCAACAATTAAGATAAATGTACTGGATAGCTCaggaaaatattcataatattgaATTACGTTTGTCAATTGTTACATCTCAACTTTCAGGGATCTATGCTGCAGGAGCTCCTGACAGATTGTTGGGACTGTGATGCTGATGCTCGACTGACTGTTGAGTGTGCTGTGGACAGATTATTGTCTTTTCAGTCTTGTTACTCTCCATtactttttcccccctctttttttgagtgtgggggggggggctgactggTAATTTACATATCAAACATTTGCACTATTCTCTTTGTGTCACCACTGTTTAGCTTTTCAGTATATTTTCTTCAATCTTAAACTAGGCCCTTATTAAAGAatatcttcctcttcttcatattcatattcttgACTTGGACATGTTTCCATTGCTCTTTCTTTCTAttagatctttttttaaatgatgttgaTATGGGAATTTTCTAATtttaatgattaaaaaaagttaatctCAGCAATAGGTTAGTTTGCTTGGcttagtaatagtagtagtagtagtagtagtagtagtagtaatcgGAGTAGTTATGTAATTATGATACATGATTATGGTTTTGTATTTAGAAAATACATGTTTAGATAATAGATACAATTAGATAatttagataataataattctgaaaAATATAAAGTTATGACTTCTCAGTTACACTTGATAGTTTTTTTACAGCATACTTGTTGACTTGTCATAGCAGAAACAATCTCAGGTGGAGCTTATGGCTCTGTTACATTTAAGAATACCAGTATATAtgccctttcttttttttactgaaaatgTTTTTGACATGCAAGAATAAAAAGCACAATCAAATTAATGATGGCTTAATTCCTTTTAGCTGCTTTGATTTCCTATTATTGTCCATGCTGCCTCACTGTCACACTAGCATGGGATAGTTGAATAGAACCGTATGGTGTTAAATTAAAATTATTTGTTGTGAATAAGGCCgtcattgttgttatttattgcaGCTTGGTTTTCATGCCATGACATGTAAAAAATACCTGCTGTCAAAAGTCTGTtggtatttgtaaaaaaaaaaaaaagttgcacaTTGATTGCTTTGGTGAGCCACATGGAGAGttattttgtgtgtgctgtgtgtctatgtgtgtcatAGCCAAACCCCGGTCTGGCTCCTTCCTTTGGAATATATCACTCACAATGAGAGCACTATAATCATGTATCTCTTGTATGATAGAAACAAGTAGATCAACCTCATTGTGTCTTTGCCATGACGTAAATAACTTGCGTAACCCTTAACAATGGGCGTGGCTTCCTGGTGCGTTTGTATTGCTGCCTGCGTGCTGCTCAATGCGGAAGACAAACAGGGTACAGACTTTCTGATAAACTGAGATACCAGACCTGAAGAAACTTTCCAAGGTAAATCTATGTCATTGACAGTTTTTATTATAAATAGCATGTATCGAAAAAAAAGAACCAGAAACTACAGAAATCGGATCAGGAATCATAAGATTTCTGTCATGTCACATGTAATCTTGAGTTAAATGAAGAAAGTCTAGCATAGTTGTCGAGGCATTAGATCACACTGGCCATGTTTTACACGGCATGAGTTGTGAGAGGTTCATAATGTAATGTGTCTGAAAAATAATTACACGATCTGTACACCTGATATAGTTCATTGCTTCAAGTATGTTGTTAGttgtaataaagtaaaataaaataaaaagcttaGTTCCCATGAAGGTAATCGCGTGACTTTTGTATTGACTGCTTTAGTTTTCAGTGTACACATTCCAAGAAAATCAAAAATTCATGGCACAATAGAAAAGGTTAAACAATTCATGAGCGGATTACCTTAAATTATTTATGTTGAAAATCGATCAGGTGTTTGCTGCAAAATGTGAACACTTAGGGTGCTGTAAGATACAGTACATAATAACATACATACGTTTAAAATATGCACAGCCATGTTCGGTATTGGAAACACTTGCAAACTGATTTCAATACGTTGAGTTACTTTGGAAAATGTTTATACAGCATGGAAAGCAGATATATCAACCAGGTGTGGCGACAGATACAAATGATATCAGCTCAGCTCAGAAATTACATTGTTTAGTAAATAATTTGTGGGGACAAATTTGATTTGGATCGAATCAACACCCACATACTAAATTGTATGATAATGTTGTTTCACTTGCAATAATAGTTGCTTTTTGcttgtaatttaattttacatacTCAAATATTTATTGCATTTACTTTCTCACTGTTCCTCAGGAGTTTGATTGAGCCCGGAAGTGTTTGACTCGTCAGGTCAAAAATCCCAACAATGTGGCCAAATCAAGGtggaatatataatattatacataatCAGCATATCATTATTTTGTCTTAAGCCTTTTGATCTAGTTTCTCAGAAAAAtaatgtgcatatgtgtgtgtttttattttcatcagGTCCTACCCCTCCAGTTGGCACACCAAACCCTGCCTACCCTCCTGGCTACAACCCTGCATATCATGTTGCACCTCCATCAGGACTCTTCCCCCAACCTCCACATGGGCAATTCCCGGCTGGACAATTCCCGGCTGGACAATTCCCGGCTGGACAATTCCCAGCTGGGCAATACCCGGCTGCGCCATACCCCGCTGGCATGAACCCAGCCATGGGACCACATGTTCCTCCAGGGGCTATGCCTTATAGGGCTCCGGGACCTAATCCTTATCCTATGGCTCCAGGTGGATATCCACTAGTCCCTCCTGCCGGTGCTCACCCAGGTCCGTACCCGCATTCTCCAAAAGGGTGTCACCAAAAAGGCCATAAAGACCACAAAGGCAATAAAGACCACAAGGGCCACAAAGGGCACGACAAAGGTCATCATCATGGAGGGCTCAATCCCATAGCTGGAGCATGCGTCGGAGGATTGGTTGGAGTAGGAATGGGGTTGGCTGGACATAAAGGCCACAAAAAGgtgaaaaagatgaagaaagcaCATAAGGGAAACAAACATGGCAAGGTGAGATACGGTTTAAAGATACACCACGTTGTTTTAAATGGAAGGTGAAATGTATGCTGATATTAGATAACAAGATGAAACTTTAACCTGCCCACTCCCCTATAAGATCCAGATATCCAACGTCGTGTGTTGCAAACACCAGAACAATATAAATGCACTCATAACTCAggggcaaagtgcagcacagctgcagagatgTGGTTTAGTACTGAAAGAGGAATATAGATAAATGATCATTAAGATCGTCATggcacacaaaacaaacaaaaaacactacAGTAACTAGATTGTATTAAGAAAGATGTTGCTAGCTTGTATGAGCACAGACAAAACACTCAATTATAATTATGGTAATGATGGTAGAAAGTAAAGCTATATGTTACAATATTTGTGTTAAATGTAGTGCTGCAACTGCAGATTCATTTTATTGTCGATTAATCTGTGGGTAagtttgttaaatatttaattccgAAAATACTTTTAAATGCCCATCACATGCTTCTTCAACAATTGCTGTTTGTATTTTAAACTACATTCAAATATGAATGTGTATAATATTTAATCATTCTATTTTTTCTCGAcagtcctccagcagcagcagtagcagcagcagcagcagcagcagcagcagtgactaAAAGGAAGGCCACCAGGCATTCTCAGAAACGTTGCATTACAAAAGTGCAACcgtattaataaaataaacacactaAAGTCATACTTATCACTTTAAACAGGACATACAAATTGAAAATGAAATTCAATAAAGGtagaaaaaaacgtttttatCACATATCTGGCTAGAAATCCAGTGTTGCTGTTAACATTTTCACAGCATTTTGTGTTTGCATTCCATCATGTCTCcagtttttttagtttttgtaaaatgttcccTTACAAGTACATTAGTGTCCAAACCTATTACAATGATTTGAAGAGGGGCTGCACCATTGGTTTATGATAATATCTAACATTGTGATTTAGTAAatgaaaatatgtatattttgctttttttcctctttttttttctaatgAAGTTTAACCTTGAGGTGAAGAATGAGACAGATATTTAATGTCTTTATTTAGGCCAACTTTATGCTAATTGTGTTCACTGCTACACGTAACTGTGTTATTCAGCATTGCTTTGTATCTGCATTAATTCTTATTACAAATAGAGGGTcttacatttaataaatacttATAAATACAAAGACTAACACAATTTGTTCTTACCAGGATGGTGAATATTTGAGTTGCAATATACTTTACGCCCACCAGTGTGCCTACTTAAGTATCTTATTGGGGTTTGTAAATATGAACATATAAGAATCTTCCGTAAAGTATTTACCTATTTGTTAATTACTTTCttaatacataaaaaaaacacgtgGGGCATCATTTATTTTCAACAACAGAGCTCCCTATTTGTGACAATTTAAACAAAAAGAACTGTTTATTATTCGcgtaaaactttaaaaaaaaatgaaattcttttattttactttcatgTTGTTGCATAACGTCCCAAAAGGTCTGCTACTATTAAAAATGTTATAGACACGATTTTCGGGCATCTGTGGGTCAAACCAAAACTCGGGATAGGGGGTTCGGTTTGGGTGAAAGGCAAAAGTTCAGAGGTTATAATTGTGTTGTCTTTGTGTAAAGGAGTGGAGCTCGATCTCACATcactcttccctcttccccgaGTCCTTTCTCAACTCTCCCCCGGGTTTCTACCCTCCCGAACCTCTCCCCTTCTACCCTCACAACCCCAACCCTCCCCCCGATCTCTTACCAACACATTTATCAGGTGAGTTTTATTCTGATATCTGGTGCTTtttgtatatttctatatatatgatTTGTTATGATCAGAAGTAGCGGAAAGAAAACGCGCCCAGCAGCTAGCGGCTTGTCGCCCAGCATGCTAACAGGCCGCACGATGATGAGCACGCAGTCTCTAGCTTAGCTGAGCGAGAAGTTTGATTTCGTTGTGGCTATAAaacactgttttctgctgtgtggCGCCTGTGTTTTATCAAACCATGGCTAACATACATAGATATGGCTGCCGATATTTGGTCGGCTGCTAATAACGTTGACTAAttaagctaactagctagcttAGCTGAGTAGCGCATGCTCCATTCATTTTTCCGGCACGGTAAGCAACCAACGTGCTAAGCGGCTAAAAGACTTACAAAAAGCGTGAATAGTTAATGGTCTTACTTTGAACTGCGCGCAGAGTGTACATGTGCACATTTCGTATTGAACatacatttgtatgtattttaggACACGTGCATGCGATAATTGGAGTAATAGCCCGTACATGTGTTGATGTACTTGATTTATAGCTATGTTTTTCAGTTAGCATAGCTTCAATGGTGGTTTTCTTGTTTGAAATCGGATAACTTGGGTCAGgtgtttcaaaataaatgcaccAAACTAGCGCCGTGTTGTTGGCAAAGTCAAAGTGACTCATGAGCTATTTCTTACGATTCAACGTCGTACGCATTATTTTTCATAATCAATAACGTTAGCATGAGCTGTGACACGGATCTATCATGTTCTCTTTGCATAGGTTCATTAGGAGACGTTTGTCCAATGGAGAACCAGGTATTGCCATCATATATTTGCACAATTTGTCCTTAAACATTATACGTTTAGCTAAAGTATGTTACATGGTTTGGTGTGATTTTAACTGAATGTTTGAACAAGATAAGGTAATTGCTAAACTATGTGAACGGGCCTTTATATACTTTATGTATGCTGCCATTTAAATATGTGAACATATCGTGAAGCAATACCTATATGCAGCTGAGGACAGATGTCTTTCAGATCAATATGCATTTCGTAAGTATTAAGAAATCTAAATATGTCAGATATTTGCGTATTGGTCAGTGCTAGGCTGTAAAGACTGGTGTACTTCTAACTCTGTAGGTGGGATCGTTCCTGTAATTTTACTTTAAAGAGAGATCTTGAGTATTTGCCACTTTGGTGACCACATGTAAATCAGTGTTAGCAAGCCACTTGTTATACATTGAATAAAAAGCACACGCCATGTCTTACCTTTGTTAAACCTAAACTGAATccatgttatgttttttttcctattttcttGACTGAGTCCCATGACATCCTCATCCTTGGTGTATCATTTCTCTTCTGCTACGTCCTTTTAGAGCCATCTCGTTGACCAAAGAGCCCAGTTCTGTACTGACGACCAGGTTGCAGTTATGGACTCCGGTGTGATTGAAGGAGGGCTCAATGTCACCCTTACCATTAGGCTGCTCATGCATGGCAAGGTGAGGTCACCCATAAGCTGCATGCGTCGACACTTTAATACTCTCTGACATTTATATACATGGACATTAAGCTCCTCAAGGATGTAGAAAGGGCAGGGAAATTGATTTGGTGAGTAAGCTGACGGGATCCAATATGACTAAGGAAAGTGGAGTGGTGTTTTGGCGAGTTactctgtttgtgtttgtacgTTGACCTTGTTTGCCTCGCCCAGTTGGATTCACTTTGCTTGAAGGTGGTCCTTTTTGTTATTTCCGAAATAATGTCCCCATTTTTCTGTGAGCAGAGTTAAACTTATTACCCTCAGGTCACCCTCCCCCGCATCCCTCTCTGCATGATCACAGAGCATCATGAAAGATTATATGGTGTTATCATCGGACACTTGGTAAACATGGACAAACGGGAGGCATGACGTGGCATTGGCCTGTCACAAATTAGTCTGGCCTTCACAGCAGCATAGCCACACACTTGGACTAGTGTCCGAGTCCCACAGTGACCTGTTGTGGTTTCAAATGTTTAGATGCCAAGTGGTTGTTCAAAATCTGACATACCACTGTGAcgcatccccccaaaaaaattatcCTCTAAAAGCTCTGCTAGCTCATAGCATCCTACATATGACCCCCAGCACTAGCTAGGCATTAGCAGCCGACAAATAATGTGTGCTGACTGCATGTTGGATCTCAGTGGCCAACAACAGCATCTTGAGTGTGTGAATTCAGACAGGAAAAAATTGCAGCTGCTAGAGAGCCAGGGACTTGATTATTTATGAGGCTGTTGGAGTGTTTACAGTAAACACTTCAAGTGTTGGGCAATGTTTTTTTCATTACCTGATAAATCATCCAATTTGTAGTTTGAGAGGTTAGACGTGTCCAACTCGAGTAGTAAACAATGACTAGTGAAAAAGATGATTAATGAACCGTTATCTCTTCCTATTTAGGAAGTCGGAAGTATAATCGGAAAGGTAAGCTGCAATTTAATATAACGACTATTTTGAGTGTATCATTGTTTGAAGATCTGTGTTTGTAAGTGATGAGTATAACTTTGATTCTCTGCTAATAGAAAGGTGAATCTGTGAAGAAGATGAGAGAAGAGGTGAGgtcttttttactttctttattaGAGTAGTGGTAAAGTACAAACGCATGGAATGTTGCAATTACTGAGAGgccggcttttattttgactataAGCAGCCACAGATTTGTCTTTACTGTACGGAGTTCATCCAAATTTCTTCTTTTAATTCTTtgcttctctctctcggccTGTAGAGCGGGGCTCGCATCAACATCTCTGAGGGCAATTGTCCGGAGAGGATCATTACTTTGGCAGGCCCAACCACCGCCATCTTTAAAGCATTCTCCATGATCATTGAAAAGCTTGAAGAGGTAGGTCACAATTTATGCTGACTTAGGAATTCACTGGTCAGCAGCAACCAACCTCAACAAAAAACTATTAACCTTTGTCTTTATGTATAATTCTTTTTAGGACATAAGCAGCTCAATGACAAACAGCACAGCAACCAGCAAGCCCCCAGTGACCCTACGCATTGTGGTCCCTGccagccagtgtggctccctcATCGGGAAGGGTGGCTGCAAGATCAAAGAAATTCGAGAAGTATGTATCGAGAAAAGAATTAAATGCAAAACCACACACGCCCGAATCCTTTCAGCATTAGCTGTCTTGTCACTTTTCTACCTGTAATCAAACATCAAACACTGATTCACATTAGGTCTTGAATTCTCATCAAATGTtactctgtttgtgtgttccaGTCAACTGGTGCTCAGGTACAAGTGGCAGGCGACATGCTCCCTAACTCCACAGAGCGAGCAATCACCATTGCTGGTACCCCCCAGTCGATAATTGAGTGCGTGAAGCAAATCTGTGTGGTCATGCTTGAGGTAAGTCGACTCATAAAAGCTCTGAAGCAA
Proteins encoded:
- the LOC130208820 gene encoding LOW QUALITY PROTEIN: bone morphogenetic protein receptor type-2-like (The sequence of the model RefSeq protein was modified relative to this genomic sequence to represent the inferred CDS: inserted 2 bases in 1 codon), with the protein product MLTIVLYSHSPIWQAHCTCRCVAVGVMWETPLTFPGLIKTSSLLAQSXTMIMQQRWLTLAVACICICISNQSFPQKRRCAFQVTPQTNSYTTAGNVNGSVQLCENTQCCVGYFLNIDGQPVVDVLACDKFEKSCPEASCKIKKRLNGRFFVCVCNTDLCNSNITWTLDLEDPQPTYSYFVGMTMIRFLALLVLIILLIISAKQRCLFKKKKDEPQLCSCQTTEPSEFHIDDIELQQIVGRGHFAIVWQGKYKGSTVAVKVFPVGWKQKFTAEKEVYELPLMNHAGIVHFLGSGSKPDGGSCLIVLQFAECGSLHSYLCKHTTNWMLTLKLCQSLSQGLSYLHSDLKKHDVHKPPVAHRDFSSSNVLVRADGTCVLCDFGCSTILRSCSGNRSWQSHITNMEGHAQFGTLRYMPPEILEGSVNLSSSRCLKQGDIYALGLLLWEIWMRCSDLFEGGVAPQHLLPYEFELGANPTWDSLIQYVFQLEQRPAIPEHWDLLPQGSMLQELLTDCWDCDADARLTVECAVDRLLSFQSCYSPLLFPPSFFECGGGG
- the prr13 gene encoding proline rich 13; this translates as MWPNQGPTPPVGTPNPAYPPGYNPAYHVAPPSGLFPQPPHGQFPAGQFPAGQFPAGQFPAGQYPAAPYPAGMNPAMGPHVPPGAMPYRAPGPNPYPMAPGGYPLVPPAGAHPGPYPHSPKGCHQKGHKDHKGNKDHKGHKGHDKGHHHGGLNPIAGACVGGLVGVGMGLAGHKGHKKVKKMKKAHKGNKHGKSSSSSSSSSSSSSSSSD
- the LOC130208816 gene encoding poly(rC)-binding protein 2-like isoform X2, encoding MENQSHLVDQRAQFCTDDQVAVMDSGVIEGGLNVTLTIRLLMHGKEVGSIIGKKGESVKKMREESGARINISEGNCPERIITLAGPTTAIFKAFSMIIEKLEEDISSSMTNSTATSKPPVTLRIVVPASQCGSLIGKGGCKIKEIRESTGAQVQVAGDMLPNSTERAITIAGTPQSIIECVKQICVVMLESPPKGVTIPYRPKPSGSPVIFAGGQAYAVQGQHAIPQPDLTKLHQLAMQQSPFPIAQSNQGFTGMDTSAQTSSHEMTIPNDLIGCIIGRQGSKINEIRQMSGAQIKIANPVDGSTDRQVTITGSPASISLAEYLINARLSSEATGLAAN
- the LOC130208816 gene encoding poly(rC)-binding protein 2-like isoform X1; translation: MENQSHLVDQRAQFCTDDQVAVMDSGVIEGGLNVTLTIRLLMHGKEVGSIIGKKGESVKKMREESGARINISEGNCPERIITLAGPTTAIFKAFSMIIEKLEEDISSSMTNSTATSKPPVTLRIVVPASQCGSLIGKGGCKIKEIRESTGAQVQVAGDMLPNSTERAITIAGTPQSIIECVKQICVVMLESPPKGVTIPYRPKPSGSPVIFAGGQAYAVQGQHAIPQPDSSSAAISPQLTKLHQLAMQQSPFPIAQSNQGFTGMDTSAQTSSHEMTIPNDLIGCIIGRQGSKINEIRQMSGAQIKIANPVDGSTDRQVTITGSPASISLAEYLINARLSSEATGLAAN